One Paracidovorax avenae ATCC 19860 genomic region harbors:
- a CDS encoding 3-deoxy-7-phosphoheptulonate synthase has protein sequence MTAPVQSAPSSSDAWYRHVEKTSETDDERIKDITVLPPPEHLIRFFPIRGTAIETLISRTRHRIQDIMARRDDRLLVVIGPCSIHDPAAALEYARRLQSVRAQYADTLEIVMRVYFEKPRTTVGWKGLINDPYLDESYRIDEGLRIARQLLIDINRLGVPAGSEFLDVISPQYIGDLISWGAIGARTTESQVHRELASGLSAPIGFKNGTDGNIRIATDAIQSASRGHHFLSVHKNGQVAIVNTQGNRDCHVILRGGKTPNYDADSVAAACKDLEAAKLPPTLMVDCSHANSSKQHERQRDVARDIAGQIAGGSHSIFGVMVESHLVAGAQKFTPGKDDACALEYGKSITDACLGWEDSLGTLQELSDAVKARRAAVALAA, from the coding sequence ATGACGGCCCCTGTCCAATCCGCACCCTCTTCCAGCGATGCCTGGTACCGCCACGTCGAGAAAACCAGCGAAACCGACGACGAACGTATCAAGGACATCACCGTGCTGCCCCCTCCCGAACACCTGATCCGCTTCTTCCCCATCCGGGGCACCGCGATCGAGACCCTCATCTCCCGCACGCGGCACCGCATCCAGGACATCATGGCCCGCCGCGACGACCGCCTGCTGGTCGTGATCGGCCCGTGCTCCATCCACGATCCCGCTGCCGCCCTGGAATACGCGCGCCGCCTGCAGTCCGTGCGCGCCCAGTACGCCGACACGCTGGAGATCGTGATGCGCGTCTATTTCGAGAAGCCGCGCACCACGGTGGGATGGAAGGGCCTCATCAACGACCCCTACCTCGACGAAAGCTACCGCATCGACGAGGGCCTGCGCATCGCTCGCCAGCTGCTCATCGACATCAACCGCCTGGGCGTGCCGGCCGGCAGCGAATTCCTCGACGTGATCTCCCCGCAATACATCGGCGACCTCATCAGCTGGGGCGCGATCGGCGCGCGCACCACCGAGAGCCAGGTGCACCGCGAGCTGGCATCCGGCCTGTCTGCGCCCATCGGCTTCAAGAACGGCACGGACGGCAACATCCGCATCGCCACCGACGCCATCCAGTCCGCGAGCCGGGGCCACCATTTTCTGTCCGTGCACAAGAACGGGCAGGTCGCCATCGTCAACACGCAGGGCAACCGCGACTGCCACGTCATCCTGCGCGGCGGCAAGACCCCCAACTACGACGCCGACAGCGTGGCCGCCGCCTGCAAGGACCTGGAAGCCGCCAAGCTGCCGCCGACCCTCATGGTGGACTGCAGCCATGCCAACAGCAGCAAGCAGCACGAGCGGCAGCGCGACGTGGCACGCGACATCGCCGGCCAGATCGCCGGGGGTTCCCACAGCATCTTCGGCGTGATGGTCGAGAGCCACCTCGTGGCCGGCGCCCAGAAGTTCACCCCGGGCAAGGACGATGCCTGCGCGCTCGAGTACGGCAAGAGCATCACCGATGCCTGCCTGGGATGGGAGGATTCCCTGGGCACGCTGCAGGAGCTGTCGGACGCCGTGAAGGCCCGCCGCGCCGCCGTCGCCCTGGCGGCCTGA
- the mpl gene encoding UDP-N-acetylmuramate:L-alanyl-gamma-D-glutamyl-meso-diaminopimelate ligase, with protein sequence MHIHILGICGTFMGGLAALAREAGHKVTGCDAGVYPPMSDQLRALGIELIEGYGAEQLDLAPDIFVVGNVVSRARLPDGSPKFPLMEAILDAGAPYTSGPQWLAEHVLQGRHVLAVAGTHGKTTTTSMLAWILECAGLQPGFLVGGVPLDFGVSARLGAAQRPVAQDGPAGGAPLFVIEADEYDTAFFDKRSKFVHYRPRTAVLNNLEFDHADIFDDLAAIERQFHHLVRTVPPSGRVVFNGLEESLARVLHQGCWSGVASFGAAVSDFTARGEPQAFDVLRGGHAVGRVEWELSGVHNQLNALAAIAAADHVGVAPAEAAAALGRFRNVKRRMELRGTAGGVAVYDDFAHHPTALRTTLDGLRRRVGPDARILAAFEPRSNTMKLGTMKSQLPWALEAADLAFCHTAGLDWDAAEALAPLGSRACTAGDIATLVERITAAARPGDHVVCMSNGSFGGIHARLLGALAERAPQ encoded by the coding sequence ATGCATATTCACATCCTGGGCATTTGCGGAACGTTCATGGGAGGCCTGGCCGCGCTGGCGCGGGAGGCGGGCCACAAGGTCACGGGCTGCGATGCCGGGGTGTATCCGCCGATGAGCGACCAGCTGCGCGCGCTGGGGATTGAGTTGATCGAAGGCTACGGCGCCGAACAGCTGGACCTGGCACCGGACATCTTCGTGGTGGGCAACGTGGTGAGCCGCGCGCGGCTTCCCGACGGCAGCCCGAAGTTCCCGCTGATGGAAGCCATCCTGGACGCGGGCGCCCCCTACACGAGCGGCCCGCAGTGGCTGGCCGAGCACGTGCTCCAGGGGCGCCACGTGCTCGCGGTGGCGGGCACGCACGGCAAGACCACGACCACGTCCATGCTCGCCTGGATCCTCGAGTGCGCGGGCCTGCAGCCCGGCTTCCTGGTGGGCGGCGTTCCGCTGGATTTCGGTGTCTCCGCCCGGCTGGGCGCGGCGCAGCGGCCGGTGGCGCAGGACGGCCCTGCCGGCGGCGCGCCGCTCTTCGTGATCGAGGCCGACGAATACGACACGGCCTTCTTCGACAAGCGCAGCAAGTTCGTCCACTACCGCCCTCGCACCGCGGTGCTGAACAACCTCGAGTTCGACCATGCGGACATCTTCGACGACCTGGCCGCGATCGAGCGGCAGTTCCACCACCTCGTGCGCACGGTGCCGCCTTCGGGCCGGGTGGTGTTCAACGGGCTGGAGGAAAGCCTGGCACGGGTGCTGCACCAGGGCTGCTGGAGCGGCGTGGCCAGCTTCGGCGCGGCGGTGAGCGATTTCACGGCGCGCGGCGAGCCGCAGGCGTTCGACGTGCTGCGCGGCGGCCATGCCGTCGGCCGCGTGGAGTGGGAGCTGAGCGGCGTGCACAACCAGCTCAACGCGCTGGCGGCCATCGCGGCCGCGGACCATGTGGGCGTGGCGCCCGCCGAGGCCGCGGCGGCGCTGGGACGGTTCCGCAACGTCAAGCGGCGCATGGAGTTGCGCGGCACGGCCGGCGGCGTCGCGGTATATGACGACTTCGCCCACCATCCCACCGCGCTGCGCACCACGCTGGACGGGCTGCGCCGCCGTGTCGGGCCGGACGCGCGCATCCTTGCGGCCTTCGAGCCGCGCAGCAACACGATGAAGCTCGGCACGATGAAATCGCAGCTGCCCTGGGCGCTGGAAGCCGCCGACCTCGCCTTCTGCCACACCGCGGGGCTGGACTGGGATGCCGCCGAGGCGCTCGCACCGCTGGGAAGCAGGGCCTGCACGGCGGGCGACATCGCCACGCTGGTGGAGCGGATCACCGCGGCGGCGCGGCCGGGCGACCATGTGGTGTGCATGAGCAACGGCAGCTTCGGCGGCATCCACGCCCGGCTGCTCGGCGCCCTGGCGGAGCGCGCCCCTCAGTAG